TTGTCCCTTTACATATTTTTTCCCGCCACCTAAATCGACTACTTCGATTGGTTTTACATTAAATTCGTGCTCAAATACTTTAATTTTTTTGACTTCGGGACCATATAAAGCAGCATTCACAGCTGTTTGCAAATTACTCTGTGCGAAAGTTTGAGCACTCATTTGCGATTCTTGTTGTTGGGTAGGAGCCTTTGTTTCTGCAGCAAACACCGATGTAGTAGGTAATGCACCTGTAGCTAATGTGGCCACCATTGCTGCTGTTACTATCATTCTTTGTTTTTTCTTCATTACTTTCATCCCCTTTTCAATTATGTTATATACATGTATTATGATAGCTTCCTTCACATTATTTCTCAATTTTCAGATTAAACAACTAGTACTTGATTATATGCACTAATTTATTACGTAAGATTCCTATGCATTGACTTTAAACATTGTGAAATCATCGAAAGAATACTGTGATTGTGATTAAAAAATAGAATAAAGGAATGGAATCGACACAATTTTTTTATGTTTCAGAAAATAATCTAAGTATTTTATATTTTTTTGTCATCATTACTATTATTTTTTAAAACACAAATAGCCCAAAATAAAAAAATCTGATTTTTTCTACAAATGAGAGAGCAGCAAGCTTATATAAAAGTTTATAATTAATTATCTTCATGTTCCTTGTCTAAAAAATATTGAATGTTTCTTTAAGAATTTGATGATATTGTTTCTCTGTTATTTTTTTTGATATGGTCCCTCCTATATATCCCCTCCATAGTTTGTAGCATCAATGCAAGTAACTTGAGGAAGTTCAGAAGAGACTTCTCTTAGTTTTAAAATATCATTATCAATATTAACCGTTATTTACTTTCCGATACTTTCTTTTGATTTAGAAAATAGGTTTATTCGTTAAGCAGTTAATAGACACGTAATAAGTATTGATATTGATATAGATATATTCATAAAAAGGAAAACTCCCCCAAAAATGCGAGTTGTTATCATCGATTTAGTTGCGAAGTTATTAAAATATGCTTTATTTTTGTTTATTCCCCCATTTTGGGGGAGTGGATAGAAACACCCTTATCCTTCTTTCTGAAAGAAGTTAATACATTGGCTGAGTTATATAACAGCCAATTGGAGGGTTACACATTTATTATATTTTAATATACTAAATGTGTAATGTTTTTAACGTTAAATCTTAATCAAGTATTCCGGATTATATTTGGATATCTATTCTACACTGTATGAGACTCACGCTAAGAACAGTTTCAATCTTATTTTTTATATTTTTGGGAGGGACATTTATGAAACAATTTTTAAAAACAAAAAGTTCTCATGTGATAAACGACGCTCAAGCCCCTCTTACAGAAAATCGAAAAATATTATGGCTAGCACATCAAATTGATGAAAAATCAGGGCTTATATTATGAACCGATTTTTATTTAAATCAAAGGAGCGTTAGACGTTCAACAATTACAAAACGCGTTACAGTATACTGTCAATAAACACGCGGCTTTACAGATGAATTTTCTCGATACACCACAGGGTCCTAAACAAATTATACAAAAAAACGTACGGGTAGAAATGACGTGTTACGATTGGTGTGCTTATCAGGAGGAAGATTTACTATTTACTATGTAAAAACCGTTAAACTCTACATATCAGTAAATAAAAGTGGTTAACGTAACATGTATGCAGAATTATATGCATGTTTAATTGATAAGTACAGTGTGCAACCCACTAAAAACGTATATTATCAATATTAATAATTGTTTGAAATCATTTTAACTATATATTAATACATTATAAAGTGAAGGTTACGTGATGCGGATGAACACAATTACTATAGAGGACATCTATCAGGAGATATTAGATGGAAAAAGAAATAGATTTCCACGAAATACTTGGAATTTAGATGAAAACAATGAAATGGCTAAAAGAGTAACAAGGTATTTAGTAACAAACATTTTAAATTGGAACGAAGAAGAGATAAAACAGAATTGGAATAACTCATTAATTGCAAAGTATCGATTACGTGGCGTATTGAAGCATAAATATGACAATAGTCCATATGCGATGATTAATGATGCATATCCAAATCAATTTAAAGAATGGGAATTTAGAATGACGCCGTTAAATTTTTGGACGAAAGAAAAGGCATTACAATTATTAAAATGGATAATTGAAGAAGAGGAAAAATTATCGCCTCAAAAACTTTTGCAAATTTATGGGCAAAAATGGTTAAATGAACGGCGACTAAGTGCACCTTTAAGGGTGCTCTGGCATGGAAGCCCGTATGCAATGATTAATGATTTATATCCAAATCGATTTAAAGAATGGGAATTTACTAAGGCTCCTAATAAATTTTGGACGAAAGAAACAGCGTTACAAGCACTGAAATGGACAATTGAAGAAAAAAAATTAAATACAGATCAGTTGAAGAATATATACGAAAATAAATGGTTAACTCAATCAGGATTGAGAGGAGCCTGTCAATTATATTGGAATGATAGTCCATATGCAATGATTAATGATTTATATCCGAATCAATTTAAAGAATGGGAATTTAAGATGACACCTAATGGTTTTTGGACGAGAGAGAAAGCACTAGATGCATTACAGTGGACAATTGAGGAAAAAGAAAAGCTGACAGATAATCAATTATTACAGCAATACACAATGAAGTGGCTAAAAAGGAATAGACTATGGACACCAGTAGTAAGATACTGGAATGGAAGTCCATACGCAATGATTAATGATTTATATCCAAATAAATATTTAAAAAGCTCATTCAGAGGATATATAACTAAATCTTAATATAATTAAACGTAATTTAGTTGACATGAAAACTCAAATAATAAAGGATTCTTTTGTAAAGTTTTCTAAATGAGACTATATTCTAGAAAGCATCGTAAGGAGATACACAAATGAGATCCTTTAAAGGAAAACACCCAAATATGATTTAAATAAAAAAAGAACCCTAAAAAACAGGTTCTTTTTACTATTCTTGAAGGTAAACTTTTGAATATTTATTTACTTTCATTTTCCCTAAAACTGTAACTTCCGACCAAATATACTAATGCTCTCTAAATACGAAAAAAGTATACATTCAAAATACTGCAAATAAAGAGGTAAAAACAATGAACAAAAACCGAAATATTCCAGTTCGACAGTGCTACAATCTATTTAGTCCGCCAACCCCCTAATAATGACAAGTTTTTCACCCTAATTTTTTATGATATCAACATTGATTTAAAGTAGTTTATGTAATATGAATGAGTGGGATTTTTAGGGGAGAAGATGAGTTTATGTTTATAAATTAACAAAATTTTCAAAAATGAAACATCCACATGTTAATATTTGTTATATGATGAAATCAAGTCATATGTAAGATGGTTTCCCCGTTACGAGTAATGAGATAGTTTGATTCACCTTTTATACATTATCTGAAAAAGAACTTGTAGTGATTTCTACAAGTTCTTTTTGCTTTTTTTATTGTATTTAGGGTAGAAACTTTTAAATATAGCAGAAACAATAATAAAGCATTTATCTCTAGTTTGCTAATTTAAATTTTGCAATACAATTAATGCAGTAGAAGCTACGAAGGAATATGATATTAAAAGTTCTTCATTTTATAAACTTGCTAAACAAAACAGTATGAAGAAGAAAAAAAGGGGAAACCTAATGAATAATTAATGATGATTCAGGGGTGGGACAAATGGAACATAAAACAAAAGTAACAATTGGGGATTACGTTCAATTTCCATATCGTAAAAATTTTAATTTACAATTAACGGGATATGTAGTAAGTATTCTACAGCATACAATTGTTGTAGAGATTACAGCGATAATGGGAGTTGAAGTATATGATGTTAGGCAAGTAGTAAAACATGGTTGTTATAATAAAGTGGTTCATAAGCAAATAAATAGTAATGTTTCATAAAAAGTG
This sequence is a window from Bacillus thuringiensis. Protein-coding genes within it:
- a CDS encoding amino acid adenylation, whose protein sequence is MKQFLKTKSSHVINDAQAPLTENRKILWLAHQIDEKSGLIL
- a CDS encoding DUF4046 domain-containing protein, with amino-acid sequence MRMNTITIEDIYQEILDGKRNRFPRNTWNLDENNEMAKRVTRYLVTNILNWNEEEIKQNWNNSLIAKYRLRGVLKHKYDNSPYAMINDAYPNQFKEWEFRMTPLNFWTKEKALQLLKWIIEEEEKLSPQKLLQIYGQKWLNERRLSAPLRVLWHGSPYAMINDLYPNRFKEWEFTKAPNKFWTKETALQALKWTIEEKKLNTDQLKNIYENKWLTQSGLRGACQLYWNDSPYAMINDLYPNQFKEWEFKMTPNGFWTREKALDALQWTIEEKEKLTDNQLLQQYTMKWLKRNRLWTPVVRYWNGSPYAMINDLYPNKYLKSSFRGYITKS